In Halobacteriovorax marinus SJ, the following proteins share a genomic window:
- the flgK gene encoding flagellar hook-associated protein FlgK, translating into MSDLLNIGRTGLNASKKSLETTGHNISNVNTEGYSRQRVNQTTNTPITKGGTVHGTGVRVKSVTRINDDFINKRLEKAISNDRFFEQRAERMTQIEDIFNDLDTDGLNQVINKFFNSFRELANQPENETIRSVVRDQANLVVQDFRRIQENLNSISAGIDENMKAEVIDINQTLEHIANLNKKIQSLEAINEEVGDLRDQRDLAVRNLSKSFKVHTYQDEKGQYVVAAKGVGTLVTATQVQRLQIGTSNKENSTNGLPGSADIFFEGKPAHILTQKFQGGSLSSLAKVRNEEIVDIRNKVDQIAYNLTKSVNAIHRRGYVNRPLNVDEAGNVSSVDSKGLTTGINFFKEPTDPKDAALNMSLSSAVKEDLTNIVTALGPNSPGDNRVSLAISKIQHERIVGDGESTLEEFYLQTVGKIGLEAGKAKLDSEQAEGLKAQAVSIRERLVGVSIDEEAANMVKFQHAYEASAKIMQTADEMFKTVIGIKR; encoded by the coding sequence TTGTCAGATTTATTAAATATTGGACGTACAGGTTTAAATGCATCAAAGAAGTCTCTTGAGACGACAGGGCATAATATATCCAATGTTAATACTGAAGGTTACTCTAGACAGAGAGTGAACCAAACGACAAACACTCCAATTACAAAGGGTGGAACCGTTCACGGAACAGGTGTTCGTGTAAAGTCTGTTACTAGAATTAATGACGACTTCATCAATAAGAGACTAGAGAAGGCTATCTCTAATGATCGATTCTTTGAGCAAAGAGCCGAGAGAATGACTCAGATAGAAGATATCTTCAACGACCTTGATACTGATGGTCTTAATCAGGTTATTAATAAATTCTTCAATAGTTTTAGAGAACTTGCCAATCAACCAGAGAATGAAACAATTCGTTCGGTAGTTAGGGATCAAGCCAACTTAGTTGTACAAGACTTTAGAAGAATCCAAGAAAACTTAAATTCTATTTCTGCTGGTATCGATGAAAATATGAAAGCAGAAGTCATTGATATAAACCAAACTCTTGAGCACATTGCAAATCTCAATAAAAAGATTCAATCACTTGAGGCAATCAATGAAGAGGTTGGTGACTTAAGAGATCAACGTGATCTTGCTGTTAGAAATTTATCTAAGTCATTTAAGGTTCACACTTATCAAGATGAAAAGGGACAATATGTTGTAGCCGCGAAAGGTGTTGGTACACTCGTTACCGCTACACAAGTTCAACGTCTACAAATTGGTACGAGCAATAAAGAGAACTCGACAAATGGTCTTCCAGGTTCTGCCGATATTTTCTTCGAAGGAAAGCCTGCTCATATTCTCACACAGAAATTCCAAGGCGGTAGCTTGTCTTCCCTTGCAAAAGTGAGAAATGAAGAGATCGTAGACATTAGAAATAAAGTCGATCAAATCGCATATAACTTAACTAAGAGTGTAAATGCAATTCACAGAAGAGGATATGTTAACAGACCTCTTAATGTAGATGAAGCTGGTAATGTTTCAAGCGTAGACTCTAAAGGTCTTACGACAGGAATTAACTTCTTTAAAGAGCCAACAGATCCTAAGGACGCTGCTCTTAATATGTCACTAAGCTCCGCCGTTAAAGAAGATCTAACTAATATTGTGACAGCACTAGGACCAAATAGTCCTGGTGATAATAGAGTTTCCTTGGCCATCTCAAAGATTCAACACGAGAGAATTGTTGGTGATGGTGAATCGACACTTGAAGAATTCTACCTCCAAACAGTTGGTAAAATTGGCTTGGAAGCTGGAAAAGCAAAGCTCGATAGTGAGCAAGCAGAGGGACTTAAGGCCCAGGCCGTAAGTATTCGAGAACGCCTTGTTGGTGTGTCAATAGATGAAGAAGCTGCCAATATGGTCAAGTTTCAGCACGCCTACGAAGCATCTGCTAAAATAATGCAAACCGCCGATGAAATGTTTAAAACAGTCATCGGCATTAAGAGATAA
- a CDS encoding flagellar basal body L-ring protein FlgH yields the protein MKLAKITLLISTAFLFSCSNYINKMYADLDRQDGIVQQAPINNRFDRYKNPPTTYRRQSDAGRVATAAQGQPYYNRNNPPQVRRTYRPQQSVRKRYKADDLLDNSTNNSSLWAGKGSNRHLFTVLKEKRNGDIVLINVQKTLKNDITLELKRAFPDIPKPADKEKKDEENKEEAVADNANEQSANKIYDRVSSVIVEEVNEDHLLLRGQKSVLFKQRKRLVEVQALISRRDITDEDTINSDNILESSVHILR from the coding sequence ATGAAGCTAGCAAAGATTACACTTTTAATTTCAACAGCATTTCTATTTTCATGTAGTAACTACATTAATAAAATGTATGCTGACCTAGATCGTCAAGATGGTATTGTTCAACAAGCACCAATTAATAATCGCTTTGATCGCTACAAAAATCCTCCGACGACCTATAGAAGACAGTCAGATGCTGGACGTGTTGCGACTGCTGCTCAGGGACAGCCTTATTACAATAGAAATAATCCACCTCAAGTAAGAAGGACGTATAGACCTCAGCAAAGTGTTAGAAAGAGGTATAAAGCCGATGATCTTCTCGACAACTCTACAAATAACTCAAGCCTTTGGGCAGGGAAAGGTAGCAATCGCCACCTCTTCACTGTTTTAAAGGAAAAGAGAAATGGAGACATCGTCCTAATCAACGTACAGAAAACTCTAAAAAACGATATCACTCTTGAGCTTAAAAGGGCATTTCCAGATATTCCTAAGCCAGCAGACAAAGAAAAGAAGGATGAAGAGAATAAAGAAGAGGCAGTGGCAGACAATGCAAATGAGCAGAGTGCTAATAAAATTTATGACCGCGTCTCAAGTGTCATTGTTGAAGAAGTTAATGAAGACCACCTTCTCTTAAGAGGTCAAAAGAGTGTTCTCTTCAAGCAAAGAAAGAGACTTGTTGAAGTTCAAGCTCTTATTTCAAGAAGAGATATTACAGATGAAGATACTATAAACTCAGACAACATACTTGAATCAAGTGTGCATATTTTAAGGTAA
- the flgG gene encoding flagellar basal-body rod protein FlgG produces MYNVMKTIVISLFLLQVTKSFGMLRALNTAATGMAAQEMNVSTISNNIANVNTTGYKKQRTEIQDLSYQTIQEAGSRSSADTMNNVGVQIGSGAKVSGVRKEFTQGSQQITNNPYDLMISGEGFFGIMMPNNEVRYTRDGSFSVDASGTLVNKQGYRVFPSFVFPPGTKSVHIAHDGTVEAYLSNQIEPTILGQIPVFTFINPVGLKSTGMNLYTITRSSGQAIQNIAGNANAGTIAQGALESSNVSIMNEMTSLIKAQRAYEMNSKVMGVADQMLQTVNNIR; encoded by the coding sequence ATGTACAACGTAATGAAGACCATTGTTATTTCACTCTTTTTACTTCAAGTCACAAAGTCTTTCGGGATGCTAAGAGCACTTAATACTGCAGCAACTGGAATGGCAGCACAGGAAATGAATGTATCTACGATTTCCAACAATATTGCCAACGTGAATACGACTGGCTACAAGAAGCAAAGAACAGAGATTCAAGATCTCTCCTACCAAACAATTCAAGAGGCAGGTTCAAGATCTAGCGCAGACACTATGAATAATGTCGGTGTTCAGATTGGATCTGGTGCGAAAGTTTCTGGAGTTAGAAAAGAGTTCACACAAGGCTCTCAACAAATTACAAATAATCCTTACGATCTTATGATTAGCGGTGAAGGATTCTTTGGAATCATGATGCCAAATAATGAAGTGCGATACACGAGAGACGGATCTTTTAGTGTCGATGCATCTGGGACACTCGTAAACAAGCAGGGATATAGAGTCTTCCCATCTTTCGTTTTTCCTCCGGGGACAAAGAGTGTTCATATCGCTCATGATGGAACAGTTGAAGCTTACCTTTCAAATCAAATTGAGCCGACAATTCTTGGACAAATTCCAGTTTTCACTTTCATCAATCCGGTTGGACTTAAATCAACAGGAATGAACCTTTATACAATTACCAGATCAAGTGGTCAGGCCATTCAAAATATTGCAGGCAATGCGAATGCGGGAACGATTGCTCAAGGAGCACTAGAGTCTTCAAACGTTAGTATTATGAATGAAATGACTTCATTAATTAAAGCGCAAAGAGCTTATGAGATGAACTCAAAAGTTATGGGTGTAGCAGATCAGATGTTACAGACTGTAAATAATATTAGGTAG
- a CDS encoding flagellar basal body P-ring protein FlgI yields the protein MKKIFFLFTLMLSLTSLGETRLKDLITVKGVRDNPIIGYGLVIGLNGTGDGGGEVTNKSLKRMFQKLGLNPQNEVTSKNVAAVIVTAKLPPFARQGQKIDITVSSIGDASSLAGGTLMVTPLKGGDGVVYAVASGPLSIGGLEKGKKFATTGTIPNGAIVENEIKIDFDKKKSLRFALRNPDFTTAARIEKTINQELGGKYAIAKDATTVDLIIPFHYQREVVHLVAIVENFKVISDSITKIVINERTGTIVAGGDVQLSSVAISHGDLTIEVKGNEAANSDKPNSLYFVDKKSTLNDLVKSLNAFGATPEDLISIFKALKSNGALVGDVEFI from the coding sequence ATGAAAAAGATTTTCTTTTTATTTACTCTCATGCTCTCTCTCACATCACTTGGAGAAACTCGTCTTAAGGACTTGATCACAGTGAAAGGTGTAAGAGATAATCCTATTATTGGATATGGTCTCGTTATTGGTCTTAATGGAACCGGTGATGGAGGCGGAGAAGTTACAAATAAGTCACTAAAGAGAATGTTTCAAAAACTTGGACTCAATCCTCAAAATGAAGTGACGTCTAAGAATGTGGCCGCTGTTATTGTAACGGCGAAGCTACCTCCATTTGCAAGACAGGGTCAAAAGATAGATATCACAGTCTCTTCTATTGGTGATGCTTCATCTCTTGCTGGAGGAACTCTCATGGTAACACCACTCAAAGGTGGCGATGGAGTTGTTTATGCTGTGGCCTCTGGCCCACTATCCATTGGTGGTCTTGAAAAAGGTAAGAAGTTTGCTACGACTGGAACAATTCCAAATGGTGCTATTGTAGAAAATGAGATCAAAATCGACTTCGATAAGAAGAAGTCTCTTCGTTTCGCCTTACGAAACCCTGATTTTACGACAGCTGCAAGAATAGAGAAAACTATCAATCAAGAACTTGGTGGTAAATACGCCATTGCAAAAGATGCTACGACTGTTGATCTTATTATTCCATTTCACTATCAAAGAGAGGTCGTACACTTAGTAGCAATTGTTGAAAACTTCAAAGTCATCTCTGACTCAATTACAAAAATTGTGATCAATGAGAGAACAGGGACAATTGTTGCAGGTGGAGATGTTCAACTTTCTTCTGTGGCCATTAGTCATGGAGATTTAACAATAGAAGTTAAAGGAAATGAGGCCGCAAACTCGGACAAGCCAAATTCCCTCTACTTTGTTGACAAAAAGAGTACACTAAATGACCTAGTAAAAAGCTTAAATGCTTTTGGTGCAACACCTGAAGATTTGATATCGATATTTAAAGCACTTAAAAGTAATGGCGCATTAGTAGGTGATGTAGAATTTATATAA
- a CDS encoding tetratricopeptide repeat protein: METFNSQELLEKAKHCYNSGEYKKAAAIFNEIIEVEPKSIDALFYLANIFHINGEIGKAIKAFNKVISIDPTHTDAAISLSVLYNDIGHYEDAKKVFNQANERVKTRARGNEGIDDQHVNKKFAVKHLELADLYMTYNRFDEALFEYNKVVALDTESLETRIKIAKVYAKKGFVSKAIDELKRLRTEEPNYTNARVALGVLQYGNGNILEAQAEWEKVISMEPMNSEAAMYLNLSKTATETNL; the protein is encoded by the coding sequence ATGGAAACTTTTAATTCACAGGAATTACTAGAAAAAGCGAAGCATTGTTACAATAGCGGTGAGTATAAGAAAGCGGCAGCTATTTTCAATGAGATTATTGAAGTTGAGCCAAAGTCTATTGATGCTCTCTTCTACCTTGCAAATATTTTTCATATTAATGGCGAAATTGGAAAAGCAATCAAAGCTTTCAATAAAGTTATTAGTATAGATCCAACTCATACTGATGCAGCGATTTCTCTCTCTGTTCTCTACAACGACATTGGTCACTATGAAGACGCTAAGAAGGTTTTTAATCAGGCGAATGAAAGAGTGAAGACAAGGGCCAGAGGAAACGAAGGTATTGACGACCAACACGTTAATAAGAAATTTGCAGTTAAGCACTTAGAGCTTGCAGATCTTTATATGACATATAATAGATTTGATGAAGCTCTCTTCGAGTATAATAAGGTAGTGGCCCTGGACACTGAGAGCCTTGAAACGAGAATTAAAATTGCAAAAGTATATGCTAAGAAGGGATTTGTTTCTAAGGCCATTGATGAACTTAAGAGATTAAGAACAGAAGAGCCAAACTATACAAATGCCAGAGTGGCCCTTGGTGTACTTCAATACGGTAATGGAAATATTTTAGAGGCCCAAGCAGAGTGGGAGAAGGTTATCTCTATGGAGCCGATGAACTCTGAAGCTGCAATGTATTTGAATCTATCAAAGACTGCTACTGAAACAAATTTATAA
- the flgM gene encoding flagellar biosynthesis anti-sigma factor FlgM: protein MNNIDSTRSKFFPNTRTDVTGTNAAKIKALQRNDSGRFNELKEMEKRDSSVSIPEAVKDFSRIRKAVDAAPETDNSEKIARLRDQIQNGTYKMDFEAIADKILKEEI, encoded by the coding sequence GTGAATAATATTGATTCTACAAGATCCAAGTTTTTTCCTAACACAAGAACAGATGTTACAGGAACAAACGCAGCGAAGATCAAAGCGCTTCAAAGAAATGATTCTGGCAGGTTTAACGAACTCAAAGAAATGGAAAAAAGAGATAGCAGTGTCTCAATTCCTGAAGCAGTAAAAGACTTTTCTAGAATCAGAAAGGCCGTTGATGCTGCACCTGAAACAGATAATTCAGAGAAGATTGCAAGACTTAGAGATCAAATTCAAAACGGAACTTATAAGATGGACTTTGAAGCTATCGCCGACAAGATCCTTAAAGAAGAAATATAA
- a CDS encoding flagella basal body P-ring formation protein FlgA, with translation MTKYLTLFLFLISFSAWSNPCQIDIHPKNYLLSNSTTLLSKSLIKKSTCSKATETEFIRFLIDTKGNTSGKQISRVFSSLVNEKVTIKPDRISVYKLEDYLTERLSFSKSWFIREIKTPSKLSAITLDSSENLSIDCPNCNYPGNKSIRVIVSNSMSGANKYHMLNAKLQIKTRALVPKGIIKIDNQPLSKQMFREEEVYTDNPSSLFTNINTLNFYKVNKSIDDRAVLINDLVPVSLVKAGIPTKVILDNGIISLKSVATPLRSARFGETVQLRSSKGNKIIVGKVIDYNKVSVEL, from the coding sequence ATGACAAAGTACTTAACACTCTTTCTATTTCTTATCTCTTTTTCGGCATGGTCTAATCCATGCCAAATTGATATTCACCCAAAGAACTATTTGCTCTCTAATAGCACAACACTTCTATCAAAGAGCTTAATAAAAAAGTCTACTTGCTCCAAAGCAACAGAGACTGAATTTATTCGCTTCCTTATAGACACCAAAGGAAACACTTCTGGAAAGCAAATCTCTAGAGTCTTTAGCTCACTTGTAAACGAGAAAGTGACTATAAAGCCAGATAGAATCTCTGTTTACAAGTTAGAGGACTATCTTACTGAGAGACTTTCATTTTCAAAGAGCTGGTTCATTAGAGAGATCAAGACTCCTTCTAAGCTATCGGCCATCACACTTGATAGTAGTGAGAACCTAAGTATTGATTGCCCAAATTGTAACTATCCAGGCAATAAGTCGATTCGTGTAATCGTCAGTAATTCAATGAGTGGTGCAAATAAGTATCATATGCTCAATGCTAAGTTACAAATTAAAACAAGAGCACTTGTACCAAAAGGGATTATCAAAATTGATAACCAACCACTTTCAAAACAAATGTTCAGAGAAGAAGAGGTCTATACAGATAACCCATCATCTCTGTTTACAAATATAAATACACTTAATTTCTATAAAGTTAATAAATCCATAGATGATCGTGCTGTTCTCATTAATGACCTCGTTCCCGTTTCACTTGTTAAGGCCGGGATTCCAACTAAAGTCATTTTGGATAATGGAATTATCTCTCTTAAAAGTGTTGCGACTCCACTAAGAAGCGCTCGTTTTGGAGAGACTGTCCAACTACGGTCATCAAAAGGAAATAAAATTATTGTCGGTAAAGTTATCGACTACAACAAGGTATCCGTAGAGTTATGA
- a CDS encoding patatin-like phospholipase family protein, with protein sequence MKFVLSFLFLILVVSCSSTKEYRYSSVYEGVDVERVEEKEIPLIENKTTTQSYGPVLGEESDYVNNQSKKVKALFLYPGAMNSITYLKFVDNLQKYKVEPAVYSGAGFGAVMASFLAKGFSTDHIEWKFFSLLDKIKGLEYYSSEWREVVYKFLKDEFGEDRLEGLKKALILPIYDKKLRKVRYLTRGSLYNVLVVNLEIDNTSSDQYQSPMIEGSLSIGDLTLKGVDEVAVLNILGNSLNFYKTNHYLIGLYGKLIGSVNQQSAIESKGITWFNLKRNNSELDRIVDLQELQQTTYNKNEDIVKKLREFFKKE encoded by the coding sequence ATGAAGTTTGTTCTAAGTTTTCTTTTCTTAATATTAGTTGTTTCTTGCTCATCAACGAAGGAGTATCGTTACTCCTCGGTCTATGAGGGTGTTGATGTTGAGAGAGTTGAAGAAAAGGAAATACCTCTTATTGAAAATAAAACAACTACGCAAAGCTATGGTCCAGTTCTTGGTGAAGAGTCTGATTACGTAAATAATCAATCTAAAAAAGTGAAGGCTCTCTTTCTCTACCCAGGCGCGATGAACTCTATAACTTATCTCAAGTTCGTGGATAACCTCCAAAAATATAAAGTTGAACCAGCTGTTTACTCAGGAGCTGGCTTTGGAGCTGTGATGGCATCATTCTTGGCCAAGGGGTTTTCTACTGATCATATTGAGTGGAAGTTCTTTTCTCTACTGGATAAAATAAAGGGGCTTGAGTACTACTCCTCAGAGTGGAGAGAAGTCGTTTATAAGTTTCTTAAAGACGAGTTTGGAGAAGATAGACTTGAGGGCCTAAAGAAGGCTTTGATCTTACCTATCTATGATAAGAAGCTTCGAAAAGTGCGCTATCTCACGAGAGGAAGTCTCTATAATGTCTTAGTTGTAAATTTAGAAATTGATAATACTTCTAGTGATCAGTATCAATCTCCAATGATTGAGGGCAGTCTCTCAATAGGTGACTTAACACTCAAAGGTGTTGATGAAGTGGCCGTACTAAATATTCTTGGCAATAGTTTAAACTTCTATAAAACGAACCATTACCTCATCGGTCTTTATGGTAAACTTATTGGAAGTGTAAATCAGCAGTCGGCGATAGAATCTAAAGGAATCACTTGGTTTAATTTAAAACGAAATAATAGTGAACTAGATAGAATTGTAGATTTACAAGAGTTACAGCAAACAACATATAACAAGAATGAAGATATAGTTAAAAAACTAAGAGAGTTTTTTAAGAAGGAATAA
- the flgF gene encoding flagellar basal-body rod protein FlgF, whose protein sequence is MKELWVPLSGAIAQQRKVETIANNVANANTPGFKKDQIVFKEYLTQFEKGYEQDLDLPHKEWKPEDFYRSYGAEHAKVKVDGSFTDFQQGQTTPTGNPLDVALKGKGFIEVLTPNGVRYTRKGNLSINPAGLLVTDGGNPVLSKIDPALLLAGENLPSPQERTIQLPQNSGRLAINFQGELSNSNGKISDLSIVEFNDIHALKKEGNSFYINEKFENISTAENKTAVYQGFIEQSNVNAIQEMSELIKANRNFESIQRVIKTYDTISGKGVNEIAKF, encoded by the coding sequence TTGAAAGAATTATGGGTCCCACTTTCAGGCGCAATTGCTCAACAGAGAAAAGTAGAAACAATCGCTAATAATGTGGCGAATGCTAACACTCCTGGTTTCAAAAAAGATCAAATCGTATTCAAAGAGTACCTTACACAATTCGAAAAAGGCTATGAACAAGACTTGGACCTTCCTCACAAAGAGTGGAAGCCTGAGGATTTCTATAGAAGTTATGGAGCAGAGCACGCAAAGGTGAAAGTTGATGGGTCATTCACTGACTTTCAACAGGGACAAACGACTCCAACAGGAAATCCTCTAGATGTTGCTCTTAAAGGTAAGGGCTTTATTGAGGTTCTTACTCCAAACGGCGTCCGCTATACAAGAAAGGGAAATCTCTCTATCAATCCTGCCGGACTCCTCGTTACAGATGGTGGTAACCCTGTACTTTCGAAAATCGACCCTGCTCTTCTACTGGCCGGAGAAAATCTCCCAAGTCCACAGGAGAGAACAATTCAACTTCCGCAAAATAGTGGAAGGCTAGCAATTAATTTTCAAGGTGAGCTCTCAAATAGCAATGGAAAAATCTCGGATCTCTCTATTGTAGAATTCAACGATATACACGCTCTTAAGAAAGAAGGGAATTCATTCTACATTAATGAGAAATTTGAAAATATCAGCACTGCTGAAAATAAAACTGCTGTTTATCAAGGATTTATTGAACAATCCAACGTCAATGCAATCCAAGAAATGTCAGAACTAATTAAGGCCAATAGAAACTTTGAAAGTATTCAAAGAGTTATAAAAACATATGACACCATTAGTGGAAAAGGTGTTAACGAAATTGCTAAATTTTAA
- the xseB gene encoding exodeoxyribonuclease VII small subunit, with the protein MSKGKQSFEESLNELEKLVQGLEDGDLSLDESLKKFEEGTKLYKFCKDELTKAEKKITKLSDSLKEVALEE; encoded by the coding sequence ATGAGTAAGGGTAAGCAAAGTTTTGAAGAGTCATTAAATGAATTGGAAAAGCTCGTTCAAGGTCTAGAAGATGGAGATCTTTCATTAGACGAAAGTCTTAAGAAGTTTGAAGAGGGAACTAAATTATATAAGTTTTGTAAGGATGAACTTACTAAGGCCGAGAAGAAAATAACAAAACTCTCGGACTCCTTAAAAGAGGTTGCTTTAGAAGAATGA
- the flgN gene encoding flagellar export chaperone FlgN, whose product MEQQKKELFYFQVTDLWKRLCEEHSTLFDQTCDEYSLLLTSDLDNLEDKIAEKQETINRINLLEDLRSSIISRVNRELNQNINHVSDLISFFQSFEATLDHRHLYNFNALLIDIIEKIQTQNKTNQLFINKALGSLKSIREEALGEKSYSTYNSKGSARSRSLSI is encoded by the coding sequence ATGGAACAACAAAAGAAAGAGCTATTTTATTTTCAAGTGACAGATCTTTGGAAGAGACTTTGCGAAGAGCACTCTACTCTATTTGATCAAACATGCGACGAGTATTCACTTCTTTTAACAAGTGACCTCGATAATCTTGAAGACAAGATTGCTGAAAAACAAGAAACTATCAATCGTATTAATCTCTTAGAAGATTTACGAAGCTCTATTATTTCTAGAGTTAATAGAGAGTTGAATCAAAATATTAATCATGTCTCTGATTTAATTTCTTTCTTTCAAAGTTTTGAGGCAACACTAGATCATAGACATCTATATAACTTCAACGCTCTTTTAATTGATATTATTGAAAAGATTCAAACACAGAATAAAACAAACCAATTATTTATCAATAAAGCACTAGGTTCACTAAAGAGCATTCGAGAAGAAGCTTTGGGCGAAAAGAGTTACTCAACATATAACTCTAAAGGCTCGGCAAGATCTCGAAGTCTTTCGATATAA
- the flgL gene encoding flagellar hook-associated protein FlgL yields the protein MSRVSENSSSAALNFSLGKAKSKLEDLQMKGATLKDISRPSDNPISNVEALSITSNMSDNKQYQRNADYALLHLNVTEKSLEQLTDLLVKAKEIAISQSSDFYNADVRKNIANEVNQLRNLALSIANKRVGQKYIFSGYSTLTQPFDVAGKYNGDKGHTTVEVAKDFFLPLNLNGHEIFYSSDDTSDKNIHPLKEIKEPDTSKPVENKRELASTEGENFHKRDNIFAQLESLSVALETNDAVLIQNLLEEFDDSISRLITLRTRVGSITSSVMNSKSRLESENIEGATRKSKLVDADIAEVFSDITKHQSVLKTTYQSSQGLMNQNLMDFLR from the coding sequence ATGTCTAGAGTATCGGAAAATAGTTCATCTGCTGCCCTTAACTTTTCTCTAGGAAAAGCTAAGTCAAAGCTAGAAGACCTGCAAATGAAGGGCGCGACCCTAAAGGATATCTCTAGGCCTTCAGACAACCCTATTAGTAATGTCGAGGCACTCTCCATTACTTCTAATATGTCTGATAATAAGCAATATCAGCGAAATGCTGATTATGCTCTTCTTCATTTAAATGTAACCGAGAAATCGCTTGAACAACTCACTGACCTATTAGTTAAGGCCAAAGAAATTGCGATTTCTCAATCTTCGGATTTTTATAATGCCGATGTTAGAAAGAATATTGCGAACGAAGTTAACCAATTAAGAAACTTGGCACTTTCAATTGCAAATAAGAGAGTTGGCCAGAAATATATTTTCTCTGGTTATTCAACATTAACTCAACCCTTCGATGTTGCCGGTAAATATAACGGAGACAAGGGTCACACTACTGTTGAAGTGGCAAAAGACTTCTTTTTACCACTAAATTTAAATGGACATGAGATCTTCTACTCATCTGATGATACGTCAGACAAGAATATCCATCCTTTAAAAGAGATCAAGGAACCTGATACAAGTAAGCCTGTTGAGAATAAGAGAGAACTCGCCTCTACTGAGGGAGAGAACTTTCATAAGAGAGATAATATCTTTGCTCAACTTGAGAGTTTATCAGTGGCCCTTGAAACAAACGATGCTGTATTAATTCAAAACCTCTTAGAGGAATTTGATGACAGCATCTCAAGACTTATTACTCTAAGAACACGAGTTGGCTCAATTACTAGCTCTGTTATGAATTCTAAGTCTCGCCTCGAAAGTGAAAACATCGAAGGCGCTACGCGAAAAAGTAAATTAGTAGATGCAGATATTGCTGAAGTATTTTCTGATATAACAAAGCATCAATCCGTCCTTAAGACTACATATCAATCCTCTCAAGGTTTAATGAATCAAAACCTCATGGATTTCTTAAGGTAG
- the csrA gene encoding carbon storage regulator CsrA produces the protein MLVLTRKLGESIAIDDHIKIVVVQIKGKQVRLGIKAPKETKIHREEVYKSIQDQNTEAAQADLSSISDLADELKK, from the coding sequence ATGCTCGTTTTGACAAGGAAGCTAGGAGAAAGCATCGCAATTGATGACCACATCAAAATTGTTGTTGTGCAAATCAAGGGCAAGCAAGTACGGCTAGGCATCAAAGCCCCTAAAGAAACGAAAATTCACAGAGAAGAAGTCTATAAGTCTATTCAGGATCAGAATACTGAAGCGGCGCAGGCAGACCTATCTTCAATTTCAGACTTAGCAGACGAATTAAAGAAATAA
- the fliW gene encoding flagellar assembly protein FliW has translation MKINTTRFGELEVDNSDIITFKDGLLGFEQLTKFFIVDPGDQTLILWIQSVDDASTAFPIIEPKIFKPDYSVKLLPAELTSLSLENLNEASIYTILTIPQVVTNMSANMKAPIVINNKTKVARQIVLQDSKLEVKYEMYTELKRYIVAYTSDDSVRTNVKLDNTATEATAQTQEQAPKTNPNQNAEA, from the coding sequence GTGAAAATCAACACAACTAGATTTGGTGAACTCGAAGTAGATAATAGCGATATTATTACGTTTAAAGATGGACTATTAGGTTTTGAACAACTTACAAAGTTCTTCATTGTCGATCCAGGTGACCAAACTTTAATTCTATGGATTCAATCAGTAGACGATGCTAGTACAGCATTCCCTATTATTGAGCCAAAGATCTTTAAGCCTGATTACTCTGTAAAATTACTACCAGCAGAACTAACAAGCTTAAGCCTAGAAAACTTAAACGAAGCAAGTATTTATACAATTCTTACTATCCCTCAGGTTGTAACGAATATGTCAGCAAATATGAAAGCTCCTATTGTTATTAACAATAAGACTAAAGTTGCAAGACAGATCGTTCTTCAAGATTCAAAGCTTGAAGTTAAGTACGAAATGTACACTGAGCTTAAAAGATATATCGTAGCTTATACTTCTGACGATTCTGTTAGAACAAATGTTAAGCTTGATAATACAGCGACAGAAGCTACTGCTCAAACTCAAGAGCAAGCTCCTAAAACAAATCCAAATCAAAACGCAGAAGCTTAA